The following are encoded in a window of Panicum virgatum strain AP13 chromosome 5N, P.virgatum_v5, whole genome shotgun sequence genomic DNA:
- the LOC120672182 gene encoding uncharacterized protein LOC120672182 — protein sequence MPRHTGAYPWRRHRNSYEVVTECRKNEPERPSLAAAEKPYQAPFARVTSLENASDYSPLPVQESESLVPADNIKARVPEPVHSSLDGNEVNEKPRSKEPKGFRKLLKFGRKNHASALTEGAVDSDASSVDESPAGDGM from the exons ATGCCTAGGCATACAGGGGCATACCCCTGGCGCCGCCACCGGAACTCATACGAG GTGGTGACTGAGTGTCGAAAGAATGAACCTGAGAGGCCATCCTTGGCTGCCGCGGAGAAACCCTACCAGGCCCCTTTTGCTAGGGTGACATCGCTGGAGAATGCTTCAGACTACAGTCCATTGCCTGTGCAAGAATCAGAATCGCTTGTGCCTGCAGATAACATTAAGGCTCGAGTACCTGAGCCTGTGCACTCTTCACTTGACGGCAATGAGGTAAATGAAAAACCTCGAAGCAAAGAGCCAAAAGGATTTAGGAAACTTTTAAAATTTGGCAGGAAAAACCACGCTTCTGCTTTGACAGAGGGTGCAGTGGATTCTGATGCATCATCAGTTGATGAATCCCCAGCGGGAGATGGTATGTAG